The following DNA comes from Castanea sativa cultivar Marrone di Chiusa Pesio chromosome 10, ASM4071231v1.
gatttgtttatgctaccattcgtattgcatgttaattgaattaattaattaacttgactaattaattgattaatttatcacaataggtcaatacattcttagcctatTACGATCCATTACAATCAAAGCTTAAGGAGCTAAGGTTTGGCAAAAACGGCGAAAAGTCAAGTATAAGGGTATTCTGTCGTGGCTTTTGGGTGTTACGTTTGCAAACACAGATACATCGATGTCAGATAAGGGTAACAAATTAATGTGGTGCAATTAATGAATTCCTTAACTACATTTAAGTTTAACTACAACAAAAGTGATCCATCAATATTCAATACAATAAAGGTATGACCAAACATATCGATGCTAAatgccataaaaaaaataacgtttttttttataaattagaatttctattctaatCTAATCAAAATGTATATGTGAGCGAAGCGCCCTCTTAGAAACttaaaccccggcccttgcctcCCACCccataagcatttatacttgtaaaatgaGCACCGAACCAAGAGAAAGTGGTGGTAGAAAATAACGTTAAGACAATGCTTATTGTACTAGGAAgatttatacttatagagtaaCCCCTGTACCACATCATCAATCACGTATCAATCATGCTATTTTCCAAACACTTTTCTGTCATTTGAAACTTTTCACGTGTCTCATCCCTTCTGTgtcatttgaaattttcaaaaactcacATTTCTGTTAAAGATACTGATATTGCTCCTTATAGACATAATTACCGTTTGTTcgtcaaactttgaaaatatgTACATAATGGATTAAGGTACAAATATGCTACTTCATATTTCCAGACCCTATAATGAAGTAGGATTACTTCTTCAAACTGAAGCGGCAGGCTCGCAAACAGGGAGGTCCTTCTCAAGATTAGGTGGGATCCGAAGAATAGGGTTGCTCTCAAAGAAATTGACGGGCTTTAGATCAAAGCTTGATGAAACTGTTGGCATTATAGGGAAATCCTCTTGACATGGTATATGATGGAAGCCTAGCGTGTACCATAGCACAATGTCCTTATTTTCAATTGGTCGATCCCTGCAAAATTCAAACCAATAATAAGAATATTTTAGCTAATTGAAATATTGAATTGTCAATCTGAATTGAGAAAAACAATGTACTATAGCATCAACATTTTCAAGtaacatgaaattaaaagcACGCTACATTTGCCATTGAATTGTAATCGAAGAATGTCATATCATACTGCAAGAAGTCAATGAAAAAGGcgtgactttttcttttttttcaaggtGAAGTTAAAACATCAAACCAAAATCTAGACCACCACAACCAATAATTATTCAATGCATTGATATATGTTTATCctctctttttatattttatggttCCACAACTGTGTGGGATCCAAGAGCAAGAATACGTATATTTGATAAATGAGATACTTTTTTCACCCCCAATAAGTCAATCGCTTGACTTTCCCAACGTATGAAATACTTACTACACCACAAGAAGAAGGCATTCACGTGACCTTTTTGCTCTTTGATTCATTTCAAAACCTATACTTGTTACAACTAAACTAAGTTCTGGGAgtataatttttcaaagaaacaTACCTTTCGGACCATGTTGCAAGAGTGTCTTCGCCTTGGCTCTGGTAAACAAACAACCCGCCTGCCCATTGCTCACTCTGGTTATAGGGAGTGACCCATATTTGGTTGTTTGTAAAGGCACCACGCTTCTGGGGAGGGTCATCAAGATCAAGCATACTAGCAGCTGTGCCACCAGGAACGACCTTATATCCAACCGGGTTCCCGACCCGTGTCTTCTTCGACGGGTTAATCACGTGGAACTCGGACGGATCATAGAGTTTAAGCTTAATTTGTGCATCCTTCTCTGTCTTAGCCACATTTCTTATGGCTTTCAAGTAGCTCCTCCTAGGTGACTCACCGGGTGAGGTCTGCTGCTTCTTAATGTTTACATTAACAAAGGAATTATCTAAGCCATCGATATCCATATCTAGATAGAATGTGATGTAGTGATCGTGGATAACACCTATAACATTTTCGGACAAAAGGGTACCATACAGATTTTCTTGGTTAGGAATCTGGTTTATGTTGTCGTAGGTGGTACCTTTCACCATCAAAATACCGCTTAGTCCAACCTGTGAACAGTAATTGTGATAGGCTCTGAGCTCACAAACTATAAAGTGACACACAACAACAATGGAAAATTTACAACCTCAAAACCATCCACTTGCTGATAAAACAGGAAGATATGATTAGGATTTTTCTCTGttgaaaaagacaaaagaaaaagaaaaggaaaaatattcaTGGAAAGTATCACAAAGGAATCCAAGATAATAGTAAGTTAGCTGTGTGTACAGTATACACATAAAGGAAGACGATGCAAACAATTGATTCAAGAAAGATTCGAATCATTCCAGATGTAATATTCTTTTTTGCTACTAACTTTTGCCGTTATATAAGTATAttctttcttccattttctattaaaaaatgttaatttattaATTCCATTTTTGCTACTAACATCATAATTCATACTTTATGGTGTTTCCCAAAGTATAGATCATAGACTAGCATTCCATGGTACACTTTCTTACTATTCTTTTACACTAAGATTATTGATTTAAACAAATAATTGGTCACTGACCTTAATTCGGATCAGCCCATCAGTTTGGAACTCCCAATCAACAATATAATCATAGTTAGCCACCGATGCTGCCATTCTAACCACCAACGTCACCTTTGGCCTCGCTTCTTTAATCTGCCAAAAGAAAttaagcaaaacaaaacaaagttgaGATGACCATTAGTGTGACACCAATATACCAATACATGATTATAATCCAATGGctcatatatttttcatccaaatatCCTTGCTTTTAACCAATTCGCCATCAATAAATctgataatattaaaaaaaaattcactatttcatGCATGTGAGTATGTTAAAAAAATCCTTACCCCCATGCCAGTGATGGGACTCTCTGAGTGACGCCATCCAATATCACCCGCATATTTCTCGAACACACAAATCATGTTTGATCGGACGTACGGTGTTCCATCAGCTGCCACAAACACACCATCCATATAATACGCGTTCCGTGGACAATCATTGAGCGGGTCAAGCGCCATGGCTTGCAACCCGAACCCGTATTCGCCAGCATCCATATAAGTTTTAAAGTACCATGCATCGGTTGGGTCCATGTAAGGCACAAACAACTCAGATGTAAAACCTTTGTACATCACATTTCTGAGCTCCCCGGTATCCGGATCTCGGACCTTGGCCCGAGAAACTATCACACCCGCTCTTGCATCGGGTTTGAGGTGAAATTCCCAGTTTGCCCATTTCACCAAGTGCTCATCTTCGATGGTAAAACTCGGACCCTTGGGTTGCTCGATGGATATCGGGTTGAATAAGTTCATTACTTGATGGAGCTCCTGAGCTGAGTAACGGTAGTCTGTGTTTGCCGAATTTGGAATCGGTATATTCTTGCCTTTGTCTGAAATCTCCACCACTTGTTTTGTGTCCAAGTCAACGAGCACGGTCAACCCTTCGATTGGTCTCATGTAAAAGTTTGCAGTGCCCTTCATGGAATAGCACTGTACCTTAATCAGCCTCCTGTTTTCCTCGGACTCACCGTACCAACCAGACGAAATCGGCAAACAAGCGAGGTCCGTCAGATCAACCCCACGCTGGATGATCGTGCGGTTGAAGTCCGCGTTAGCGAGTGGAGCCAGCGTGGCAGTGGTCATGTCCTCGATGGTCATCGTGGGGTAACCGGAGTGAGAGCTGGTTTCGTGTACGGTGACTTCGCGGGTGCTGAGGTGGACGGTTAACACATGTGACTTGCCGTCCACACGTGCGACCACGGTGGCCTTCCTGGGTAACAAGGGGTCGCCTTTTTTCCACTTCAGGACAAGGGGTTTCTCGGGCTCTTCGAGTTCGATGGTGTGGAGCGTGTAGCTTGACGACTTGAAGAGCGCGTGGGAGGTGAGGATGGAGCGGAGTTCGTTGAGTTCTTGGATGGTCAGGGGGTCTAGAGGGTGGTGAGGTTTGTCAGAGGCGTGGTTGTGTTGGCGCTGGCGCGTGGGTTTCGGTGATTCTTTGAGGAGGTTGGGTTGTTTGGGTTGGAAGCGGTTCTTGGAGGTGCACCATGGTGAGTTGGTGGTGCAGTCGAGAAGCTCAGTCGGGTTGGGTGGTGTAGAGGGTAGGTGAACCCAGGTGAAGATAAGGACAAAAGCGATACTGAGAAAAAGAACCAGAAAGCGGAGGAGGTTTCTAGCTTCCatggcctctctctctctctctgtctctctctctctctctctgtgaatACGTGAAATGAAGGGTCTCCAGAGTCCAGACTGATCAGACTGGCTATGTAAGTGAGGGTGGGAAGGACGAGCTTAAAGAGTATCTAATGAGGGTGTGTGTGGTGTTTGGGTTTgtccccaattttttttatttaagaacaaaatcaaaatgCGGTAATCCAATGAGAGCATTCGCATTCTAAAATTGAATACCcttttattttgctattttaaaaaattattttattaattatatcatacaatattttataatgAGTTAACCAtctaatttaagaaaattttgataccatttttatgaaaaatgaaaaaactgttaaaacattaattattttcttttcttttcccataaaactttctttaaatggattttttaccaatgccctaaggacattcattagcattttccttttacaatatacccaatatttcaaaactctattttttctcattttatttaaatatttttttatttctttttttactatttttctttttctcttccttttcctctctttctccctcaacctCTAGTACCGGTCATAacaaataaaaccaaaacagTTCAACAAACAGTCACCCCCATAGCCACCACGCCACCACCATGCTACCACCAACACGCAATCATCTCCACTTATCCCAACACCACCCACCCAaccatcaaaccaaaactaaaaccacatttaaaaaaaaaaaaacaatcaaccTCTAGCACATGCCACAacaaataaaaccaaaacagGTCAACAAACAGTCCCCCCCATAGCCACTACGCCACCACCATGCCACCACCAACATGTAGTCACCCCCACATATCCCAGCACCACCCACCAGACCAtcaattcaaaaccaaaaccacatttaaaaaaaaaaatcatcaaagcATCAgttcaaaccaaaccaaaacccCACCATTAGAGCCACCATTAAaccaagccaaaaaaaaaatcaccatgaTCTCCAATCTCTGCCAATCCCAAATCCAAATTCCAAAACCCAACTCCGATCTAAACCCACCGGCCACAATAATCTCCACAATCCAAACCCATCGGCCATAGCCGATCCAAACCCACGCCACCACCTGACCCATGATACACCGATCCACCTATCCAAACCCATCACTTGACCCACAAAACCCAGAA
Coding sequences within:
- the LOC142613664 gene encoding amine oxidase [copper-containing] gamma 1-like, whose amino-acid sequence is MEARNLLRFLVLFLSIAFVLIFTWVHLPSTPPNPTELLDCTTNSPWCTSKNRFQPKQPNLLKESPKPTRQRQHNHASDKPHHPLDPLTIQELNELRSILTSHALFKSSSYTLHTIELEEPEKPLVLKWKKGDPLLPRKATVVARVDGKSHVLTVHLSTREVTVHETSSHSGYPTMTIEDMTTATLAPLANADFNRTIIQRGVDLTDLACLPISSGWYGESEENRRLIKVQCYSMKGTANFYMRPIEGLTVLVDLDTKQVVEISDKGKNIPIPNSANTDYRYSAQELHQVMNLFNPISIEQPKGPSFTIEDEHLVKWANWEFHLKPDARAGVIVSRAKVRDPDTGELRNVMYKGFTSELFVPYMDPTDAWYFKTYMDAGEYGFGLQAMALDPLNDCPRNAYYMDGVFVAADGTPYVRSNMICVFEKYAGDIGWRHSESPITGMGIKEARPKVTLVVRMAASVANYDYIVDWEFQTDGLIRIKVGLSGILMVKGTTYDNINQIPNQENLYGTLLSENVIGVIHDHYITFYLDMDIDGLDNSFVNVNIKKQQTSPGESPRRSYLKAIRNVAKTEKDAQIKLKLYDPSEFHVINPSKKTRVGNPVGYKVVPGGTAASMLDLDDPPQKRGAFTNNQIWVTPYNQSEQWAGGLFVYQSQGEDTLATWSERDRPIENKDIVLWYTLGFHHIPCQEDFPIMPTVSSSFDLKPVNFFESNPILRIPPNLEKDLPVCEPAASV